From Bacillus pumilus, one genomic window encodes:
- a CDS encoding Lrp/AsnC family transcriptional regulator codes for MLDQTDMDILKELSKNSRLTMKALGEKVHLTGQAVANRVLKLEEEGVIEAYTISIDWRTQKTIQTFMQLYTRSHHHEPLLSFLDQQEEIKNLFKISGEGCYMAEGHFSSHDELDLFLTELTNYANYKLSIAVKRLIHQ; via the coding sequence ATGTTAGACCAAACCGATATGGATATATTAAAAGAGCTCTCTAAAAACAGCCGATTGACCATGAAAGCACTAGGTGAAAAAGTTCATTTAACCGGTCAAGCTGTTGCAAATCGTGTGTTAAAGCTTGAAGAAGAGGGTGTGATTGAAGCATATACCATTTCGATTGACTGGCGGACTCAAAAGACCATCCAAACATTTATGCAGCTCTATACCCGCAGTCATCATCACGAACCACTTCTGTCGTTTCTCGACCAACAGGAAGAGATCAAGAACTTGTTTAAAATAAGTGGTGAGGGCTGTTATATGGCTGAAGGCCATTTTTCCAGTCATGATGAACTGGATCTGTTTTTAACGGAGCTGACAAATTACGCAAATTATAAACTGTCTATTGCGGTTAAACGTCTCATTCATCAGTAA
- a CDS encoding aminoglycoside N(3)-acetyltransferase — protein MKKLIKNQAEPMTKERIKADLVQLGVKKGMILCVHSSLSSIGWVNGGAVALIQALMETLSEEGTLIMPAQTLELSDPADWIDPPVPFSWWKSIKETMPAFDPAYTTPTAMGKVAETFWKYPGVARSNHPHFSFTAWGKRKHELLKHHALSFGLGEHSPLARMYDLQAQVLLIGTSFESLTAFHLAEYRIPQQDLMTRGAPILENGWRVWKEYQDIITREELFEQIGRDFLQSGGTHDHGQIGLASSYLLPVRESVDFAEKWLDLYDQS, from the coding sequence ATGAAAAAATTAATCAAAAATCAAGCTGAACCGATGACAAAGGAAAGAATCAAAGCAGACTTGGTTCAACTTGGTGTGAAAAAAGGCATGATTTTATGTGTTCACTCATCTTTATCATCTATCGGCTGGGTAAACGGAGGCGCTGTTGCCCTCATACAAGCATTGATGGAAACCTTATCAGAAGAGGGGACACTGATCATGCCGGCACAAACGTTAGAGCTTTCTGATCCCGCTGATTGGATCGATCCGCCTGTTCCTTTTTCGTGGTGGAAATCGATCAAAGAGACGATGCCTGCATTTGATCCAGCATACACGACGCCAACAGCAATGGGAAAGGTAGCGGAAACGTTTTGGAAATACCCAGGCGTGGCGAGAAGCAATCATCCTCATTTTTCATTCACAGCCTGGGGCAAAAGGAAACATGAGCTTCTGAAACACCACGCACTTTCTTTTGGATTAGGAGAACATTCGCCTCTAGCCCGCATGTATGATCTTCAGGCTCAGGTGCTGCTGATTGGTACGTCATTTGAGAGCCTGACAGCTTTCCATCTTGCTGAATATCGCATCCCTCAGCAAGACCTCATGACAAGAGGAGCTCCCATCTTAGAAAATGGTTGGAGGGTATGGAAAGAGTACCAAGATATTATCACAAGAGAAGAACTATTTGAGCAGATCGGTCGTGATTTTCTGCAATCAGGAGGCACTCATGATCACGGTCAAATCGGACTTGCCAGTTCATATTTATTGCCGGTGAGAGAATCAGTAGACTTTGCGGAAAAGTGGCTTGATTTGTACGATCAGTCGTGA
- a CDS encoding competence protein ComJ, with translation MNKLNQAYSLSISYHQITVYTGSKTPPVIDWSDDDILQGFAMGDQGVSFEGVNNGKASITVTLNSDMPPASADRTVTVPFTHASDQVYITSVMAQVLSFPIPKGDYQLTCYTSQQPDQDLYHINFQTV, from the coding sequence TCACCAAATCACCGTATACACCGGAAGCAAAACACCACCTGTGATTGATTGGTCAGATGATGACATTCTTCAAGGATTCGCCATGGGAGATCAGGGTGTGTCCTTTGAAGGGGTCAACAACGGAAAAGCATCTATTACTGTAACTTTAAATAGCGATATGCCCCCAGCCTCGGCTGACAGAACAGTTACAGTGCCTTTTACGCATGCAAGCGATCAAGTTTATATCACAAGCGTCATGGCTCAGGTGCTGTCTTTCCCTATTCCAAAGGGAGACTATCAGCTCACCTGCTATACCTCACAGCAGCCTGATCAAGACCTTTATCATATAAATTTCCAAACTGTGTAG